A region of Lycium barbarum isolate Lr01 chromosome 1, ASM1917538v2, whole genome shotgun sequence DNA encodes the following proteins:
- the LOC132636995 gene encoding phosphatidylglycerophosphate phosphatase PTPMT1-like: MYIEELKEGEEFCDDHCEGPLAVSETKRALVGAGARALFYPTLLYNVVRNRIQTEFRWWDRVDEFILLGAVPFPADIPRLKALGVAGVVTLNESYETLVSTSSYLDHGINHLVIPTRDYLFAPSYRDIDQAIEFIHGNASCGKTTYVHCKAGRGRSTTIVLCYLVKHKQMMPEAAYDYVRSIRPRVLLASSQWQAVREYYARVKDTDSDVCGDDNSSKVLDFPAQKDIAAFDDGSVVLVSESDLDGYDDSVESSGRLTRNEVLVDLNLACKGVQVARQAAISRLSYLWLRYHSTQKMSTKKLGGIGVDIHVY; encoded by the exons atgtatattgaAGAATTGAAGGAGGGGGAAGAGTTTTGTGATGATCATTGTGAAGGTCCATTGGCTGTATCGGAGACGAAAAGGGCGTTAGTTGGAGCAGGTGCTCGTGCTCTTTTTTATCCGACATTGCTGTATAATGTTGTGAGAAACAGGATTCAGACTGAGTTCCGATGGTGGGATAGGGTTGATGAG TTCATACTGTTAGGAGCTGTTCCATTTCCTGCTGATATCCCTCGCTTGAAGGCTCTAGGTGTGGCTGGAGTTGTTACCTTGAATGAATCATATGAGACTTTGGTCTCAACATCATCATATCTT GATCATGGCATCAATCACTTGGTGATTCCTACCAGAGACTATCTTTTTGCACCATCATACAGAGATATTGACCAAGCTATAGAATTCATCCACG GTAATGCATCTTGTGGTAAGACAACATACGTACACTGTAAGGCCGGCCGTGGCCGTAGTACAACCATTGTCCTTTGCTACCTG GTCAAACACAAGCAGATGATGCCtgaggctgcttatgattacgtTAGATCCATCAGACCAAGGGTCTTGTTGGCCTCCTCTCAGTGGCAG GCTGTTAGAGAATATTACGCAAGAGTAAAAGATACTGATAGTGATGTCTGTGGAGATGATAATTCATCGAAAGTACTTGACTTTCCAGCACAAAAAGATATTGCTGCCTTTGATGATGGTTCGGTCGTTCTAGTCTCTGAATCTGACCTTGACGGGTATGATGACAGCGTTGAGTCATCAGGTCGTCTAACACGTAACGAAGTGTTAGTGGATTTAAACCTTGCATGTAAAGGAGTTCAGGTTGCTCGCCAGGCAGCAATTTCCCGGCTTTCATATCTCTGGCTTCGCTATCATTCGACCCAAAAAATGTCAACCAAGAAGCTGGGAGGTATTGGTGTTGACATCCACGTTTATTGA